The proteins below are encoded in one region of Acanthochromis polyacanthus isolate Apoly-LR-REF ecotype Palm Island chromosome 4, KAUST_Apoly_ChrSc, whole genome shotgun sequence:
- the LOC127533521 gene encoding NACHT, LRR and PYD domains-containing protein 12-like isoform X11 → MDECEDREEGVPPSKSSLCGEQENQSKAQRNPPGPGPGPGPGPGPASSCVSLKSDHSMGRLIDLKDDQPPAAEKIHQRPESSGPGPASSYVSFRSDWSKDNPPYFKGEPGPAAEGVEQQNSEVPRAQSVQQHHLDSIFMLLEDNMVTFVKKELKKMQKVVSPDYPECSESQREDEEELEGDDEDERSSREMFEQITVLFLRRMKQEKLADCLQSKLAAAVCGRKLKCSLKKKFQRVFEGIAKAGQKTLLNEIYTELYITEGGTAEVNDEHEVRQIEAASRKADRAERSIRAEDIFRGSPGRDGPIRTVMTQGVAGIGKTVLTQKLTLDWAEDKSNQDIHFMFPLTFRELNVVKERKFSLVELVQHFFSETKAAGMCSFEDFQVVLIFDGLDECRLPLDFHNNEVLTDVTESTSVDVLLTNLIRGNLLPSARLWITTRPAAANQIPPDCVDMVTEVRGFTDPQKEEYFRKRSRDEEQASSIISHMKTSRSLHIMCHIPVFCWITATVLEELLRSREGGDLPRTLTEMFIHHLVVQTKVMKVKYDGGSETDPHWSPDSRRMIESLGKLAFEQLQKGNLIFYESDLTECGIDMRAASKYSGVFTQIFKEERGLYQDKVFCFIHLSVHEFLAALHVHQTFINSGVNLLEEQQQTTSRWSKLFQSKSAHFYQRAVDEALQSPNGHLDLFLRFLLGLSLPTNQNLLRGLLTQTGSLSQTNQETVKYIKKKISENVSAERSINLFHCLNELKDVSLVEEVQQSLRSGRLSTDKLSPAQWSALGFILLSSEEHLDVFDLKKYSASEEVLLRLLPVVKASKKVLLSGCNLSERSCGALSSVLSSQSSSVTELDLTNNNLQDSGVKSLSAGLESPHCKLEALRLSGCNLSERSCGALSSVLSSQSSSVTELDLTNNNLQDSGVESLSAGLESPHCKLEALRLSGCNLSERSCGALSSVLSSQSSSVTELDLTNNNLQDSGVESLSAGLESPHCKLEALRLSGCNLSERSCGALSSVLSSQSSSVTELDLTNNNLQDSGVESLSAGLESPHCKLEALRLSGCLLTEEGCASLASALSFKTSNLRELDLSYNHPGDSGEKMLRAKVEDPHCRLETLRVTPAGVRWLTPGPWRYSCQLTVDTNTVHKYLRLSDNNRKVKLVEEVQWYPHHPDRFEYWRQLLCRTGLTGRCYWEVEWRGGVEISVSYRGIRRKGDSKDCGFGQNDQSWSLFCSDDGYSVKHNNRKTSISSSSVSHRVSVYVDVPAGTLSFYRVSSDSLILLHTFNTTFTQPLYPGFGFYPGSSVFLC, encoded by the exons atggatgagtgtgaggacagagaggagggagtccctccctctaaaagctctctgtgtggggaacaggagaaccagagcaaagctcagag gaatccacctggacctggacctggacctggacctggacctggacctgcatccagctgtgtgtccttaaAGAGTGACCATTCGATGGGTCGCTTAATTGACTTGAAAGATGATCaacctcctgctgcagagaa AATCCATCAGAGACCAGAGTcctctggacctggacctgcatccagctaTGTGTCCTTCAGGAGTGACTGGTCTAAGGATAATCCTCCTTATTTTAAAGGAGAAccaggtcctgctgcagaggg agtggagcagcagaactcagaggttcccagagctcagtctgtccagcagcatcacctggactccatattcatg ctgctggaggacaacatggtgacttttgtgaagaaggagctgaagaagatgcagaaggtcgtgagtccagattacccagaatgctcagagagtcagagggaggatgaggaggagttggagggtgatgatgaagatgagaggagcagcagagagatgtttgagcagatcacagtgttgttcctgaggaggatgaagcaggagaagctggctgactgtctgcagagca aacttgctgctgcagtttgtggacGTAAACTTAAATGttctctgaagaagaagttccagagagtgtttgagggcatcgctaaagcaggacagaagaccctcctgaatgagatctacacagagctgtacatcacagagggagggactgcagaggtcaatgatgaacatgaggtcagacagattgaagcagcatccaggaaagcagacagagcagaaagaagcatcagagcagaagacatctttagaggctcacctggaagagatggaccaatcagaacagtgatgacacagggagtggctggcatcgggaaaacagtgttaacacagaagttgactcttgactgggctgaagacaaaagcaaccaggacatccacttcatgtttccattgactttcagagagctgaatgtggtgaaagagagaaagttcagtttggtggaacttgttcagcacttcttcagtgaaaccaaagcagcaggaatgtgcagctttgaagacttccaggttgtgttgatctttgacggtctggatgagtgtcgccttcctctggacttccacaacaatgaggtcctgactgatgttacagagtccacctcagtggatgtgctgctgacaaacctgatcagggggaatctgcttccctctgctcgcctctggataaccacacgacctgcagcagccaatcagatccctcctgactgtgtggacatggtgacggaggtcagagggttcaccgacccacagaaggaggagtacttcaggaagagatccagagatgaggagcaggccagcagcatcatctcccacatgaagacatcacgaagcctccacatcatgtgccacatcccagtgttctgctggatcactgctacagttctggaggagctgctgagaagcagagagggaggagatctgcccagaaccctgactgagatgttcatccaccacctggtggttcagaccaaagtcatgaaggtcaagtatgatggaggatctgagacagatccacactggagtccagacagcaggaggatgattgagtctctgggaaaactggcttttgagcagctgcagaaaggaaacctgatcttctatgagtccgacctgacagagtgtggcatcgatatgAGAGCAGCCTCAaagtactcaggagtgttcacacagatctttaaagaggagagagggctgtaccaggacaaggtgttctgcttcatccatctgagtgttcatgagtttctggctgctcttcatgtccatcagaccttcatcaactctggagtcaacctgctggaagaacaacaacaaacaacatctcGTTGGTCTAAACTGTTCCAGAGTAAATCGGCACAtttctaccagagagctgtggacgaggccttgcagagtccaaacggacacctggacttgttcctgcgcttcctcctgggtctgtcactgccgaccaatcagaatctcctacgaggcctgctgacacagacaggaagtctctcacagaccaatcaggaAACAGTGAAGTACATCAAGAAGAAGATCAGTGAGAacgtgtctgcagagagaagcatcaatctgttccactgtctgaatgaactgaaggatgtttctctagtggaggaggtccaacagtccctgagatcaggacgtctgtccacagataaactgtctcctgctcagtggtcagctctgggcttcatcttactgtcatcagaagaacatctggacgtgtttgacctgaagaaatactctgcttcagaggaggttcttctgaggctgctgccagtggtcaaagcctccaagaaagttct atTGAGTGgttgtaatctgtcagagagaagctgtggagctctgtcctcagtcctcagctcccagtcctccagtgtgacagagctggacctgactaacaacaacctgcaggattcaggagtgaagagtctttctgctggactggagagtccacactgtaaactggaagctctcag actgagtggctgtaatctgtcagagagaagctgtggagctctgtcctcagtcctcagctcccagtcctccagtgtgacagagctggacctgactaacaacaacctgcaggattcaggagtggagagtctttctgctggactggagagtccacactgtaaactggaagctctcag actgagtggctgtaatctgtcagagagaagctgtggagctctgtcctcagtcctcagctcccagtcctccagtgtgacagagctggacctgactaacaacaacctgcaggattcaggagtggagagtctttctgctggactggagagtccacactgtaaactggaagctctcag actgagtggctgtaatctgtcagagagaagctgtggagctctgtcctcagtcctcagctcccagtcctccagtgtgacagagctggacctgactaacaacaacctgcaggattcaggagtggagagtctttctgctggactggagagtccacactgtaaactggaagctctcag gctgtcaggctgtctgctcacagaggaaggctgtgcttctctggcctcagctctgagcttcaagacctcaaatctgagagagctggacctgagctacaaccatccaggagactcaggagagaagatgctgagagctaaagtggaggatccacactgtagactggaaactctcag ggtgacgcctgctggagtccgatggttgacaccaggtccATGGAggt attcctgtcaactcacagtcgacacaaacacagtacacAAATacctcagactgtctgacaacaacaggaaggtgaaaTTAGTGGAGGAGGTTCAGTGGTATCCtcatcatccagacaggtttgaatACTGGAGgcagctgctgtgtagaactggtctgactggtcgctgttactgggaggtggagtggagaggaggggTTGaaatatcagtgagttacagaggaatcagaaggaaaggagacagTAAAGACTGTGGATTTGGACAaaatgatcagtcctggagtctgttctgctctgatgatggttactctgtcaaacacaataacagaaaaacatccatcagttcctcctcagtctctcacagagtttcagtttatgtggacgttcctgctggaactctgtccttctacagagtctcctctgactctctgatcctcctccacaccttcaacaccacattcactcaacctctctatcctggatttgg
- the LOC127533521 gene encoding NLR family CARD domain-containing protein 3-like isoform X7: protein MDECEDREEGVPPSKSSLCGEQENQSKAQRNPPGPGPGPGPGPGPASSCVSLKSDHSMGRLIDLKDDQPPAAEKIHQRPESSGPGPASSYVSFRSDWSKDNPPYFKGEPGPAAEGVEQQNSEVPRAQSVQQHHLDSIFMLLEDNMVTFVKKELKKMQKVVSPDYPECSESQREDEEELEGDDEDERSSREMFEQITVLFLRRMKQEKLADCLQSKLAAAVCGRKLKCSLKKKFQRVFEGIAKAGQKTLLNEIYTELYITEGGTAEVNDEHEVRQIEAASRKADRAERSIRAEDIFRGSPGRDGPIRTVMTQGVAGIGKTVLTQKLTLDWAEDKSNQDIHFMFPLTFRELNVVKERKFSLVELVQHFFSETKAAGMCSFEDFQVVLIFDGLDECRLPLDFHNNEVLTDVTESTSVDVLLTNLIRGNLLPSARLWITTRPAAANQIPPDCVDMVTEVRGFTDPQKEEYFRKRSRDEEQASSIISHMKTSRSLHIMCHIPVFCWITATVLEELLRSREGGDLPRTLTEMFIHHLVVQTKVMKVKYDGGSETDPHWSPDSRRMIESLGKLAFEQLQKGNLIFYESDLTECGIDMRAASKYSGVFTQIFKEERGLYQDKVFCFIHLSVHEFLAALHVHQTFINSGVNLLEEQQQTTSRWSKLFQSKSAHFYQRAVDEALQSPNGHLDLFLRFLLGLSLPTNQNLLRGLLTQTGSLSQTNQETVKYIKKKISENVSAERSINLFHCLNELKDVSLVEEVQQSLRSGRLSTDKLSPAQWSALGFILLSSEEHLDVFDLKKYSASEEVLLRLLPVVKASKKVLLSGCNLSERSCGALSSVLSSQSSSVTELDLTNNNLQDSGVKSLSAGLESPHCKLEALRLSGCLLTEEGCASLASALSFKTSNLRELDLSYNHPGDSGEKMLRAKVEDPHCRLETLRVTPAGVRWLTPGPWRYSCQLTVDTNTVHKYLRLSDNNRKVKLVEEVQWYPHHPDRFEYWRQLLCRTGLTGRCYWEVEWRGGVEISVSYRGIRRKGDSKDCGFGQNDQSWSLFCSDDGYSVKHNNRKTSISSSSVSHRVSVYVDVPAGTLSFYRVSSDSLILLHTFNTTFTQPLYPGFGFYPGSSVFLC, encoded by the exons atggatgagtgtgaggacagagaggagggagtccctccctctaaaagctctctgtgtggggaacaggagaaccagagcaaagctcagag gaatccacctggacctggacctggacctggacctggacctggacctgcatccagctgtgtgtccttaaAGAGTGACCATTCGATGGGTCGCTTAATTGACTTGAAAGATGATCaacctcctgctgcagagaa AATCCATCAGAGACCAGAGTcctctggacctggacctgcatccagctaTGTGTCCTTCAGGAGTGACTGGTCTAAGGATAATCCTCCTTATTTTAAAGGAGAAccaggtcctgctgcagaggg agtggagcagcagaactcagaggttcccagagctcagtctgtccagcagcatcacctggactccatattcatg ctgctggaggacaacatggtgacttttgtgaagaaggagctgaagaagatgcagaaggtcgtgagtccagattacccagaatgctcagagagtcagagggaggatgaggaggagttggagggtgatgatgaagatgagaggagcagcagagagatgtttgagcagatcacagtgttgttcctgaggaggatgaagcaggagaagctggctgactgtctgcagagca aacttgctgctgcagtttgtggacGTAAACTTAAATGttctctgaagaagaagttccagagagtgtttgagggcatcgctaaagcaggacagaagaccctcctgaatgagatctacacagagctgtacatcacagagggagggactgcagaggtcaatgatgaacatgaggtcagacagattgaagcagcatccaggaaagcagacagagcagaaagaagcatcagagcagaagacatctttagaggctcacctggaagagatggaccaatcagaacagtgatgacacagggagtggctggcatcgggaaaacagtgttaacacagaagttgactcttgactgggctgaagacaaaagcaaccaggacatccacttcatgtttccattgactttcagagagctgaatgtggtgaaagagagaaagttcagtttggtggaacttgttcagcacttcttcagtgaaaccaaagcagcaggaatgtgcagctttgaagacttccaggttgtgttgatctttgacggtctggatgagtgtcgccttcctctggacttccacaacaatgaggtcctgactgatgttacagagtccacctcagtggatgtgctgctgacaaacctgatcagggggaatctgcttccctctgctcgcctctggataaccacacgacctgcagcagccaatcagatccctcctgactgtgtggacatggtgacggaggtcagagggttcaccgacccacagaaggaggagtacttcaggaagagatccagagatgaggagcaggccagcagcatcatctcccacatgaagacatcacgaagcctccacatcatgtgccacatcccagtgttctgctggatcactgctacagttctggaggagctgctgagaagcagagagggaggagatctgcccagaaccctgactgagatgttcatccaccacctggtggttcagaccaaagtcatgaaggtcaagtatgatggaggatctgagacagatccacactggagtccagacagcaggaggatgattgagtctctgggaaaactggcttttgagcagctgcagaaaggaaacctgatcttctatgagtccgacctgacagagtgtggcatcgatatgAGAGCAGCCTCAaagtactcaggagtgttcacacagatctttaaagaggagagagggctgtaccaggacaaggtgttctgcttcatccatctgagtgttcatgagtttctggctgctcttcatgtccatcagaccttcatcaactctggagtcaacctgctggaagaacaacaacaaacaacatctcGTTGGTCTAAACTGTTCCAGAGTAAATCGGCACAtttctaccagagagctgtggacgaggccttgcagagtccaaacggacacctggacttgttcctgcgcttcctcctgggtctgtcactgccgaccaatcagaatctcctacgaggcctgctgacacagacaggaagtctctcacagaccaatcaggaAACAGTGAAGTACATCAAGAAGAAGATCAGTGAGAacgtgtctgcagagagaagcatcaatctgttccactgtctgaatgaactgaaggatgtttctctagtggaggaggtccaacagtccctgagatcaggacgtctgtccacagataaactgtctcctgctcagtggtcagctctgggcttcatcttactgtcatcagaagaacatctggacgtgtttgacctgaagaaatactctgcttcagaggaggttcttctgaggctgctgccagtggtcaaagcctccaagaaagttct atTGAGTGgttgtaatctgtcagagagaagctgtggagctctgtcctcagtcctcagctcccagtcctccagtgtgacagagctggacctgactaacaacaacctgcaggattcaggagtgaagagtctttctgctggactggagagtccacactgtaaactggaagctctcag gctgtcaggctgtctgctcacagaggaaggctgtgcttctctggcctcagctctgagcttcaagacctcaaatctgagagagctggacctgagctacaaccatccaggagactcaggagagaagatgctgagagctaaagtggaggatccacactgtagactggaaactctcag ggtgacgcctgctggagtccgatggttgacaccaggtccATGGAggt attcctgtcaactcacagtcgacacaaacacagtacacAAATacctcagactgtctgacaacaacaggaaggtgaaaTTAGTGGAGGAGGTTCAGTGGTATCCtcatcatccagacaggtttgaatACTGGAGgcagctgctgtgtagaactggtctgactggtcgctgttactgggaggtggagtggagaggaggggTTGaaatatcagtgagttacagaggaatcagaaggaaaggagacagTAAAGACTGTGGATTTGGACAaaatgatcagtcctggagtctgttctgctctgatgatggttactctgtcaaacacaataacagaaaaacatccatcagttcctcctcagtctctcacagagtttcagtttatgtggacgttcctgctggaactctgtccttctacagagtctcctctgactctctgatcctcctccacaccttcaacaccacattcactcaacctctctatcctggatttgg
- the LOC127533521 gene encoding NACHT, LRR and PYD domains-containing protein 3-like isoform X4: protein MDECEDREEGVPPSKSSLCGEQENQSKAQRNPPGPGPGPGPGPGPASSCVSLKSDHSMGRLIDLKDDQPPAAEKIHQRPESSGPGPASSYVSFRSDWSKDNPPYFKGEPGPAAEGVEQQNSEVPRAQSVQQHHLDSIFMLLEDNMVTFVKKELKKMQKVVSPDYPECSESQREDEEELEGDDEDERSSREMFEQITVLFLRRMKQEKLADCLQSKLAAAVCGRKLKCSLKKKFQRVFEGIAKAGQKTLLNEIYTELYITEGGTAEVNDEHEVRQIEAASRKADRAERSIRAEDIFRGSPGRDGPIRTVMTQGVAGIGKTVLTQKLTLDWAEDKSNQDIHFMFPLTFRELNVVKERKFSLVELVQHFFSETKAAGMCSFEDFQVVLIFDGLDECRLPLDFHNNEVLTDVTESTSVDVLLTNLIRGNLLPSARLWITTRPAAANQIPPDCVDMVTEVRGFTDPQKEEYFRKRSRDEEQASSIISHMKTSRSLHIMCHIPVFCWITATVLEELLRSREGGDLPRTLTEMFIHHLVVQTKVMKVKYDGGSETDPHWSPDSRRMIESLGKLAFEQLQKGNLIFYESDLTECGIDMRAASKYSGVFTQIFKEERGLYQDKVFCFIHLSVHEFLAALHVHQTFINSGVNLLEEQQQTTSRWSKLFQSKSAHFYQRAVDEALQSPNGHLDLFLRFLLGLSLPTNQNLLRGLLTQTGSLSQTNQETVKYIKKKISENVSAERSINLFHCLNELKDVSLVEEVQQSLRSGRLSTDKLSPAQWSALGFILLSSEEHLDVFDLKKYSASEEVLLRLLPVVKASKKVLLSGCNLSERSCGALSSVLSSQSSSVTELDLTNNNLQDSGVKSLSAGLESPHCKLEALRLSGCNLSERSCGALSSVLSSQSSSVTELDLTNNNLQDSGVESLSAGLESPHCKLEALRLSGCLLTEEGCASLASALSFKTSNLRELDLSYNHPGDSGEKMLRAKVEDPHCRLETLRVTPAGVRWLTPGPWRYSCQLTVDTNTVHKYLRLSDNNRKVKLVEEVQWYPHHPDRFEYWRQLLCRTGLTGRCYWEVEWRGGVEISVSYRGIRRKGDSKDCGFGQNDQSWSLFCSDDGYSVKHNNRKTSISSSSVSHRVSVYVDVPAGTLSFYRVSSDSLILLHTFNTTFTQPLYPGFGFYPGSSVFLC, encoded by the exons atggatgagtgtgaggacagagaggagggagtccctccctctaaaagctctctgtgtggggaacaggagaaccagagcaaagctcagag gaatccacctggacctggacctggacctggacctggacctggacctgcatccagctgtgtgtccttaaAGAGTGACCATTCGATGGGTCGCTTAATTGACTTGAAAGATGATCaacctcctgctgcagagaa AATCCATCAGAGACCAGAGTcctctggacctggacctgcatccagctaTGTGTCCTTCAGGAGTGACTGGTCTAAGGATAATCCTCCTTATTTTAAAGGAGAAccaggtcctgctgcagaggg agtggagcagcagaactcagaggttcccagagctcagtctgtccagcagcatcacctggactccatattcatg ctgctggaggacaacatggtgacttttgtgaagaaggagctgaagaagatgcagaaggtcgtgagtccagattacccagaatgctcagagagtcagagggaggatgaggaggagttggagggtgatgatgaagatgagaggagcagcagagagatgtttgagcagatcacagtgttgttcctgaggaggatgaagcaggagaagctggctgactgtctgcagagca aacttgctgctgcagtttgtggacGTAAACTTAAATGttctctgaagaagaagttccagagagtgtttgagggcatcgctaaagcaggacagaagaccctcctgaatgagatctacacagagctgtacatcacagagggagggactgcagaggtcaatgatgaacatgaggtcagacagattgaagcagcatccaggaaagcagacagagcagaaagaagcatcagagcagaagacatctttagaggctcacctggaagagatggaccaatcagaacagtgatgacacagggagtggctggcatcgggaaaacagtgttaacacagaagttgactcttgactgggctgaagacaaaagcaaccaggacatccacttcatgtttccattgactttcagagagctgaatgtggtgaaagagagaaagttcagtttggtggaacttgttcagcacttcttcagtgaaaccaaagcagcaggaatgtgcagctttgaagacttccaggttgtgttgatctttgacggtctggatgagtgtcgccttcctctggacttccacaacaatgaggtcctgactgatgttacagagtccacctcagtggatgtgctgctgacaaacctgatcagggggaatctgcttccctctgctcgcctctggataaccacacgacctgcagcagccaatcagatccctcctgactgtgtggacatggtgacggaggtcagagggttcaccgacccacagaaggaggagtacttcaggaagagatccagagatgaggagcaggccagcagcatcatctcccacatgaagacatcacgaagcctccacatcatgtgccacatcccagtgttctgctggatcactgctacagttctggaggagctgctgagaagcagagagggaggagatctgcccagaaccctgactgagatgttcatccaccacctggtggttcagaccaaagtcatgaaggtcaagtatgatggaggatctgagacagatccacactggagtccagacagcaggaggatgattgagtctctgggaaaactggcttttgagcagctgcagaaaggaaacctgatcttctatgagtccgacctgacagagtgtggcatcgatatgAGAGCAGCCTCAaagtactcaggagtgttcacacagatctttaaagaggagagagggctgtaccaggacaaggtgttctgcttcatccatctgagtgttcatgagtttctggctgctcttcatgtccatcagaccttcatcaactctggagtcaacctgctggaagaacaacaacaaacaacatctcGTTGGTCTAAACTGTTCCAGAGTAAATCGGCACAtttctaccagagagctgtggacgaggccttgcagagtccaaacggacacctggacttgttcctgcgcttcctcctgggtctgtcactgccgaccaatcagaatctcctacgaggcctgctgacacagacaggaagtctctcacagaccaatcaggaAACAGTGAAGTACATCAAGAAGAAGATCAGTGAGAacgtgtctgcagagagaagcatcaatctgttccactgtctgaatgaactgaaggatgtttctctagtggaggaggtccaacagtccctgagatcaggacgtctgtccacagataaactgtctcctgctcagtggtcagctctgggcttcatcttactgtcatcagaagaacatctggacgtgtttgacctgaagaaatactctgcttcagaggaggttcttctgaggctgctgccagtggtcaaagcctccaagaaagttct atTGAGTGgttgtaatctgtcagagagaagctgtggagctctgtcctcagtcctcagctcccagtcctccagtgtgacagagctggacctgactaacaacaacctgcaggattcaggagtgaagagtctttctgctggactggagagtccacactgtaaactggaagctctcag actgagtggctgtaatctgtcagagagaagctgtggagctctgtcctcagtcctcagctcccagtcctccagtgtgacagagctggacctgactaacaacaacctgcaggattcaggagtggagagtctttctgctggactggagagtccacactgtaaactggaagctctcag gctgtcaggctgtctgctcacagaggaaggctgtgcttctctggcctcagctctgagcttcaagacctcaaatctgagagagctggacctgagctacaaccatccaggagactcaggagagaagatgctgagagctaaagtggaggatccacactgtagactggaaactctcag ggtgacgcctgctggagtccgatggttgacaccaggtccATGGAggt attcctgtcaactcacagtcgacacaaacacagtacacAAATacctcagactgtctgacaacaacaggaaggtgaaaTTAGTGGAGGAGGTTCAGTGGTATCCtcatcatccagacaggtttgaatACTGGAGgcagctgctgtgtagaactggtctgactggtcgctgttactgggaggtggagtggagaggaggggTTGaaatatcagtgagttacagaggaatcagaaggaaaggagacagTAAAGACTGTGGATTTGGACAaaatgatcagtcctggagtctgttctgctctgatgatggttactctgtcaaacacaataacagaaaaacatccatcagttcctcctcagtctctcacagagtttcagtttatgtggacgttcctgctggaactctgtccttctacagagtctcctctgactctctgatcctcctccacaccttcaacaccacattcactcaacctctctatcctggatttgg